One window from the genome of Rhodopirellula halodulae encodes:
- the rplD gene encoding 50S ribosomal protein L4, which produces MATLPILDASGKEVGQYEINTEQIVNRVSKQLLHDVVVMYQANKRQGSHNTRTRGQVSGTNKKMYRQKGTGNARAGSKRTNVRRGGGVARTVKPRDYSYRLPKKAIKTATRMAIRSRIDDGEMVVINELKMDAPKTSQVAAILKNLGLENTTTLIATAGDDTNVYKSGRNIAGVTVEPVRQLNALTLLTPKRVLFTQEALDKVKDGTFAGSTQNTNESEASA; this is translated from the coding sequence ATGGCAACCCTACCAATCCTCGATGCTTCCGGCAAAGAAGTCGGGCAGTACGAGATCAACACCGAACAAATCGTCAACCGCGTCAGCAAGCAACTGCTACACGACGTCGTTGTCATGTACCAAGCCAACAAACGCCAAGGCTCGCACAACACGCGAACCCGCGGTCAAGTCAGCGGCACCAACAAAAAGATGTACCGCCAAAAGGGCACCGGCAATGCACGTGCCGGCTCCAAGAGAACCAACGTTCGCCGCGGTGGTGGTGTTGCTCGTACCGTCAAGCCACGCGACTACAGCTACCGTCTCCCAAAGAAGGCGATCAAGACGGCGACTCGCATGGCAATTCGTTCGCGAATCGACGACGGCGAAATGGTCGTTATCAACGAACTGAAGATGGACGCACCTAAGACCAGTCAGGTCGCAGCGATTCTGAAGAACCTGGGACTTGAAAACACCACCACATTGATTGCAACCGCCGGGGACGACACCAACGTCTACAAGAGCGGCCGCAACATCGCCGGGGTGACCGTCGAGCCAGTTCGCCAACTGAACGCACTGACCCTGCTGACTCCAAAACGCGTTCTGTTCACGCAGGAAGCCTTGGACAAAGTCAAAGACGGCACCTTCGCCGGTTCCACCCAGAACACCAACGAGTCGGAGGCATCGGCCTGA
- the rplC gene encoding 50S ribosomal protein L3, protein MTQVFLEDGTAVPVTVVQAGPCHVLQIRSKERDGYEAVQLGFEDKPRRLAKRSERGQVATIESKRSKKRAAAGIEAPAKADCEPQRFIREFRGPSEANVGDTVTVEQFNEIKKVDITGTSKGRGFAGVMKRHNFAGQRASHGVKKCHRHAGGTGMSASPSRTFKGKRMAGQYGNARVTTRNLEVVRVDAENNLLLIRGAVPGPNGGFVSIRQTNKVG, encoded by the coding sequence ATGACTCAGGTCTTCCTGGAAGACGGCACCGCTGTTCCCGTCACGGTTGTGCAAGCTGGCCCTTGCCACGTGCTGCAAATTCGCAGCAAGGAACGCGACGGCTACGAAGCTGTTCAGTTAGGTTTCGAAGACAAGCCTCGCCGCTTGGCAAAACGCAGTGAGCGTGGCCAAGTTGCAACCATCGAAAGCAAACGCTCCAAGAAGCGTGCCGCTGCTGGCATTGAAGCACCTGCCAAAGCAGACTGCGAACCCCAGCGATTCATTCGCGAATTTCGCGGGCCATCCGAAGCCAACGTTGGTGACACAGTTACCGTTGAGCAATTCAACGAGATCAAAAAGGTCGACATCACAGGAACCAGCAAAGGCCGTGGTTTCGCCGGTGTGATGAAACGCCACAACTTCGCTGGGCAACGTGCCAGCCACGGCGTCAAGAAATGCCACCGTCACGCTGGTGGTACGGGCATGAGTGCATCGCCAAGCCGGACCTTCAAAGGCAAACGCATGGCTGGCCAGTACGGAAACGCCCGCGTCACGACCCGCAACCTGGAAGTCGTCCGCGTCGACGCAGAAAACAACCTGCTGTTGATTCGCGGTGCGGTTCCCGGACCCAACGGCGGCTTTGTCTCGATTCGTCAAACCAACAAAGTCGGCTGA
- the rpsJ gene encoding 30S ribosomal protein S10 gives MSTGPSEVIRIRMEAYDHAVLDQSARDIVDTVKATASIVHGPIPLPTRVERYTVLSSPFVNKKARQQYEIRTHKRLVDIVQASAKTIEALNKLSLPAGVDIKIKASAR, from the coding sequence GTGTCAACCGGCCCCAGCGAAGTCATCCGCATTCGAATGGAAGCGTACGACCATGCCGTGCTGGACCAAAGCGCCCGCGACATTGTCGACACGGTCAAAGCGACGGCCAGCATTGTGCACGGCCCAATTCCTTTGCCAACCCGAGTCGAACGATACACCGTCCTCTCGAGCCCGTTTGTTAACAAAAAGGCTCGCCAGCAGTATGAAATCCGGACGCACAAGCGTTTGGTCGACATCGTCCAGGCTTCCGCCAAGACGATCGAAGCACTCAACAAGCTAAGCCTGCCGGCTGGTGTTGACATCAAGATCAAGGCGTCCGCCCGCTGA
- a CDS encoding DUF2752 domain-containing protein produces MSSLAIRLAVGLSALGLAALLVTARVLEPAAGGLGTHQQLGLPPCSMRVLLGVRCPACGMTTSWSWLTRGDLMASAEASLSGTLLGLYALVVVVLGLRWAGSGRSPRFRVNWWLGFGVVSIGVVCAMEWLVRLKLG; encoded by the coding sequence GTGAGTTCGCTGGCAATTCGTTTGGCGGTGGGGCTGTCGGCACTGGGTTTGGCGGCTCTGTTGGTGACGGCGAGGGTTTTGGAGCCTGCGGCGGGTGGGCTGGGGACGCATCAGCAATTGGGTCTGCCGCCCTGTTCGATGCGAGTGTTGTTAGGCGTGCGATGTCCGGCGTGTGGGATGACGACGTCGTGGAGTTGGTTGACGCGGGGGGATTTGATGGCGTCTGCCGAGGCGAGTTTGTCCGGGACGTTGCTCGGTTTGTATGCGTTGGTGGTCGTTGTGCTTGGGCTTCGCTGGGCGGGTTCGGGGAGGTCGCCGCGTTTCAGGGTGAACTGGTGGTTGGGTTTTGGTGTCGTGTCGATCGGCGTTGTTTGCGCGATGGAATGGCTGGTGCGATTAAAGCTCGGGTGA
- a CDS encoding aminotransferase class I/II-fold pyridoxal phosphate-dependent enzyme, producing the protein MSDTFDPDTPNIDAPAIDSPTTDPEPAEFEVKMASRVDRLPPYMFGRINNLLYQKRRAGDDVIDLGMGNPSDPPDPVVIQKLADAAADTGNHGYSKSNGITNLRREVAGKYHRKYGVRLDPESEIIACLGSKEGFSHMCLALMGPGDTAIIPSPYFPVHMYGVILASGNVVALDVADPDKFLRNVAYTCENLTPRPKVLIVNYPHNPSSAVIEADFFVEVVRLAKKYGLMVIHDFAYADVAFDGYVPPSFLSAPGAKDVGVEFTTMSKGYNMAGWRVGFCAGNADMVRGLGTIKGYYDYGMFQAVQIAAIVALRETEATVLQQSEIYQGRRDTLVSGLRRLGWNVNPPKAGMFVWAEVPEPWKSEMSTMDFAMKLLEEGNVAVSPGSGFGAAGEGYLRMSLVENEHRLRQAVRQIGKCLSADRKGAGPMASSAS; encoded by the coding sequence ATGAGTGACACCTTCGATCCCGATACGCCCAACATCGATGCTCCCGCAATCGATTCTCCAACCACCGATCCTGAACCGGCGGAGTTTGAAGTGAAGATGGCGTCACGCGTGGATCGGTTGCCGCCCTACATGTTTGGTCGGATCAACAACCTGCTGTATCAAAAGCGTCGCGCCGGCGATGACGTGATTGATTTGGGGATGGGGAATCCTTCGGATCCGCCAGATCCGGTCGTGATTCAGAAGTTGGCGGATGCGGCGGCCGATACCGGCAATCACGGTTACAGCAAGTCCAACGGAATCACGAACCTGCGACGCGAAGTGGCCGGTAAGTATCACCGGAAATACGGCGTTCGTTTGGATCCGGAGAGCGAGATCATCGCGTGTTTGGGGAGCAAGGAGGGTTTCTCGCACATGTGCTTGGCTTTGATGGGGCCTGGTGATACCGCGATCATTCCTTCGCCTTATTTTCCCGTGCACATGTACGGTGTCATTCTTGCGTCGGGCAATGTCGTGGCCTTGGATGTCGCCGATCCAGATAAGTTTCTTCGAAACGTGGCCTACACCTGCGAAAACCTGACACCGCGGCCGAAGGTTTTGATCGTCAATTATCCGCACAATCCATCTTCAGCCGTGATCGAAGCGGACTTCTTTGTGGAGGTCGTTCGGTTGGCAAAGAAGTACGGGCTGATGGTCATTCACGACTTCGCATACGCCGATGTTGCGTTCGATGGCTATGTGCCTCCGAGTTTCTTGTCGGCTCCCGGGGCCAAGGATGTCGGGGTCGAGTTCACGACCATGAGTAAGGGCTACAACATGGCCGGTTGGCGAGTTGGTTTTTGTGCCGGCAATGCCGATATGGTGCGAGGCCTCGGAACCATCAAGGGCTACTACGATTACGGCATGTTCCAGGCGGTCCAGATTGCTGCGATTGTTGCCTTGCGTGAAACGGAGGCGACCGTGCTGCAGCAATCCGAGATCTATCAAGGTCGTCGAGACACGTTGGTGAGCGGTTTGCGTCGCCTTGGATGGAATGTCAATCCGCCGAAGGCTGGCATGTTTGTCTGGGCGGAGGTACCGGAGCCTTGGAAAAGCGAGATGAGCACCATGGACTTCGCGATGAAGTTGCTAGAAGAGGGCAACGTGGCGGTCAGTCCTGGTAGCGGCTTTGGTGCTGCGGGCGAAGGCTATCTGCGGATGTCATTGGTTGAAAACGAGCACCGTTTGCGCCAGGCGGTTCGCCAGATTGGAAAGTGTCTGTCTGCGGACAGGAAGGGCGCTGGGCCCATGGCGTCGTCTGCTTCTTGA
- a CDS encoding DUF2760 domain-containing protein, with the protein MRLGLALRAFWKALFEPKVAERVALALDGPGSLGAGSAAPEVAAEQKPVVAAKPRSAQSEAIALLAALQRDARFVDLIQEDLDRFSDEQIGAAARPCLKACRQTLDRLVAIKPLVDAADGDVIAVDETASAARVRWVGESSGASQAKLVRKGWEATKVQLPAWSGSDDDAKVISPNQVEAV; encoded by the coding sequence ATGCGTTTGGGTTTGGCTCTGAGAGCGTTTTGGAAGGCTTTGTTTGAGCCGAAGGTCGCTGAGCGAGTGGCGTTGGCTCTGGATGGGCCTGGTTCGCTCGGCGCAGGTTCCGCGGCGCCGGAGGTTGCGGCAGAGCAAAAGCCTGTGGTGGCAGCCAAGCCCAGATCGGCTCAAAGCGAAGCGATTGCTCTGTTAGCGGCGCTCCAGCGAGACGCTCGCTTTGTGGATTTGATCCAAGAGGATCTGGATCGATTTTCGGATGAGCAGATCGGTGCAGCGGCGCGGCCCTGTTTGAAGGCATGTCGGCAAACGCTCGATCGTTTGGTCGCAATCAAGCCATTGGTCGATGCCGCGGATGGCGATGTGATTGCCGTGGATGAAACGGCGTCGGCTGCTCGGGTGCGTTGGGTGGGCGAGTCCTCCGGTGCATCGCAGGCCAAGTTGGTTCGCAAGGGCTGGGAGGCCACCAAGGTGCAGTTGCCGGCTTGGTCAGGAAGCGACGATGACGCGAAGGTGATCTCGCCGAATCAAGTCGAGGCGGTTTGA
- the fusA gene encoding elongation factor G yields the protein MAADISKIRNIGIIAHIDAGKTTVTERMLYLSGAKHRVGRVDHGTTDTDDDPEEQERGITIFSACVKYSWGDYNINLLDTPGHVDFTAEVERCLRVLDGAVVVFSAREGVEAQSETVWRQADRYEVPRIVFINKMDREGASFETVFNDIGPRLGGRPVAVELPVGEGPAHVDNPFRGVIDLVDMKLLQFDPETEGKQITETDIPDELADDAALWREQMMEAVYEISEDAMALAMEDQEVPRDMVVAALRQGCLDRSIQPVFCGSALHGIGVQPLMTGVGNYLPSPLDRPAVEGHDPKKPDKTLSRNPDSKEPFCGLVFKILPAKTGDNYWIRIYSGELKQNSRVHCPNRDKKENVAQIWQIHATKKDRDGQVESVGAGDICCVIGPRFAITGDTVCDTKELIELPSIKFAETVLSMAIEPESTSDRKKLEETLDMLRRQDPTFRAVDNEEIGQTIISGMGELHLEVIQHRLTRDFGLNVKFYKPRVNYRETIGGEAELTGQCNRVVGATQMFARLKVKVSPTPNPSDPVVVFDRLSPEIGLPNAVRSAAIDELRERAEGGGMIAGFPLSGVRIDVLDAEMAEEGSDEVAFRIAAGDAFESGLQAAGPVLLEPVMRVEVTTPEDYMGEIVGDLQQRRAIIASTESRGAMTVITAHAPLKEMFGYSGAVRSLSQGRAGSSMEPHGYQAAPKEDADSFQY from the coding sequence ATGGCCGCCGACATATCCAAGATTCGCAACATTGGCATCATCGCCCACATCGATGCGGGCAAGACGACGGTCACCGAGCGAATGCTTTACCTCAGCGGCGCCAAACATCGCGTCGGCCGAGTGGACCACGGCACAACGGACACTGACGACGACCCGGAAGAACAGGAACGCGGGATCACCATTTTCAGCGCCTGCGTGAAGTACTCCTGGGGCGACTACAACATCAACTTGCTGGACACCCCCGGCCACGTTGACTTCACCGCCGAAGTTGAACGCTGCCTACGAGTCCTCGACGGCGCGGTGGTGGTCTTCTCGGCTCGCGAAGGCGTCGAAGCTCAAAGCGAAACCGTGTGGCGACAGGCCGATCGCTACGAAGTCCCCCGCATCGTCTTCATCAACAAAATGGACCGCGAAGGCGCGAGCTTTGAAACGGTATTCAATGACATCGGACCCCGCCTGGGTGGCCGCCCGGTCGCCGTGGAACTGCCCGTTGGCGAAGGCCCCGCACACGTGGACAACCCGTTTCGCGGCGTGATTGACTTGGTCGATATGAAGCTTCTTCAGTTCGACCCCGAAACGGAAGGCAAACAGATCACTGAAACCGACATCCCCGACGAATTGGCGGATGACGCGGCACTATGGCGCGAACAAATGATGGAGGCCGTCTACGAGATCAGCGAAGACGCCATGGCGCTGGCGATGGAAGACCAAGAAGTGCCCCGCGACATGGTTGTGGCCGCACTTCGGCAAGGCTGCCTGGACCGCAGCATCCAACCCGTCTTCTGCGGATCAGCATTGCACGGAATCGGCGTCCAGCCGCTGATGACCGGCGTCGGCAATTACCTGCCAAGCCCGTTGGACCGCCCGGCCGTGGAAGGGCACGACCCCAAAAAGCCAGACAAGACGCTCTCGCGAAACCCAGACTCCAAAGAGCCTTTTTGCGGACTGGTCTTCAAGATTTTGCCAGCCAAAACCGGCGACAACTACTGGATCCGAATTTACAGCGGCGAGCTCAAGCAAAACTCTCGGGTGCACTGCCCAAACCGAGACAAAAAAGAGAACGTTGCACAGATTTGGCAGATTCACGCCACCAAAAAAGACCGCGACGGGCAAGTGGAATCGGTCGGTGCGGGCGACATTTGCTGCGTGATCGGACCGCGATTCGCGATCACCGGTGATACCGTCTGCGACACCAAAGAGCTGATCGAATTGCCGAGCATCAAGTTCGCCGAGACCGTGTTGTCGATGGCCATTGAGCCCGAAAGCACCTCCGACCGCAAGAAGCTCGAAGAAACCCTGGACATGCTCCGCCGCCAAGACCCAACGTTCCGAGCGGTGGACAACGAAGAAATCGGACAAACGATCATCAGCGGCATGGGCGAACTCCACTTGGAAGTGATCCAACACCGGCTAACCCGCGACTTTGGCCTGAACGTCAAGTTCTACAAGCCTCGCGTCAATTACCGCGAAACCATCGGCGGCGAAGCGGAACTCACCGGCCAGTGCAATCGCGTGGTTGGGGCCACTCAGATGTTCGCCCGGCTGAAAGTGAAGGTCAGCCCCACGCCAAACCCATCGGACCCGGTGGTCGTTTTCGATCGCCTTTCGCCCGAAATCGGATTGCCCAACGCCGTCCGCAGCGCCGCGATCGATGAACTTCGCGAACGAGCCGAAGGCGGCGGCATGATCGCCGGTTTCCCGCTGTCAGGAGTGCGGATCGATGTCCTCGATGCCGAAATGGCGGAAGAAGGCAGCGACGAAGTCGCCTTCCGAATTGCCGCCGGCGACGCTTTCGAAAGCGGCCTGCAAGCCGCCGGGCCGGTTCTGCTGGAGCCGGTCATGCGAGTCGAAGTCACGACACCAGAAGACTACATGGGCGAGATCGTTGGCGACCTACAGCAACGCCGCGCCATCATCGCATCCACCGAAAGCCGCGGAGCGATGACGGTGATCACCGCACACGCACCGCTGAAAGAAATGTTTGGTTACTCAGGTGCGGTACGAAGCCTGAGCCAAGGCCGAGCGGGAAGCAGCATGGAACCTCACGGGTATCAAGCCGCCCCCAAAGAAGACGCCGATAGCTTTCAGTACTGA
- the rpsG gene encoding 30S ribosomal protein S7, whose protein sequence is MGRITSSRSQLKGDPRHHSLLASKFINCLMLDGKKTTAQRVFYDALEEISKRHEGEEAPIEVFEAALENVKPYIEVRSKRVGGASYQVPMQVNKARQQSLAIRWVLAAVRDKKGRPMALKLADELLAAYKKEGAAYTKRENTHRMADANKAFAHFAW, encoded by the coding sequence ATGGGACGCATCACTTCCAGCCGCTCGCAACTCAAAGGCGACCCGCGGCACCACTCGTTGCTGGCTAGCAAGTTCATCAATTGCTTGATGCTGGACGGAAAGAAGACCACCGCTCAGCGAGTCTTCTACGATGCCCTGGAAGAAATCAGCAAGCGTCACGAAGGCGAAGAAGCTCCGATCGAAGTTTTTGAAGCTGCCTTGGAAAACGTGAAGCCTTACATCGAAGTCCGCAGCAAGCGGGTCGGTGGTGCTAGCTACCAAGTCCCAATGCAGGTCAACAAAGCACGCCAACAGAGCTTGGCAATTCGCTGGGTCCTGGCTGCTGTCCGCGACAAGAAGGGCCGCCCAATGGCTTTGAAGCTGGCCGACGAGTTGCTGGCCGCTTACAAGAAAGAAGGCGCCGCATACACCAAACGCGAAAACACACACCGCATGGCCGACGCCAACAAAGCGTTCGCTCACTTCGCTTGGTGA
- the rpsL gene encoding 30S ribosomal protein S12, translated as MPTINQLVRKNRKQKKSQSKSPVLEKCPQKQGVCLQVRTMTPKKPNSALRKITRVRLSNGKEVTVYIPGEGHNLQEHSIVLVRGGRVRDLPGVRYQVVRGSRDALGVDGRKQSRSRYGAKK; from the coding sequence ATGCCAACGATCAATCAACTCGTCCGAAAGAACCGGAAGCAGAAAAAGAGCCAGAGCAAGTCGCCGGTTCTCGAGAAATGCCCTCAGAAACAGGGTGTCTGCCTGCAAGTCCGGACCATGACCCCTAAGAAGCCGAACTCGGCTTTGCGGAAGATCACCCGGGTTCGATTGAGCAACGGCAAAGAAGTCACCGTTTACATCCCCGGCGAAGGCCACAACCTGCAAGAGCACTCGATCGTGCTTGTTCGCGGTGGTCGTGTTCGCGACTTGCCCGGTGTCCGCTACCAAGTCGTTCGCGGATCTCGCGACGCATTGGGCGTCGATGGCCGCAAGCAGTCTCGCAGCCGTTACGGAGCCAAAAAGTAA
- a CDS encoding DUF72 domain-containing protein: MNRPPDPFVSPCWPVAVGAPVWGCDGWAEMVYPTKTPRKDWLAWYTRTLNTVEGNSTFYAVPGEATFRGWAEQAAEGFEFCFKFPRRISHDSMLQHCDDEVREFLSRLRVIAKAERLGPTFLQLGPSFAPDRLPVLARFLRRLPRELPWAVELRHHDWFDSADNESRVNDLLRDLGIDKVTFDSRPLFQSPPDDAIEEKSQGRKPKTPVRQTVTASRPMVRIVGRNRVEMADSFLDQWVPIVMRWLEAGLRPIIFTHTPDDRLAPEFAARLLAKLAKAMPGVDFTLPRPPQSPEQLSLLD, translated from the coding sequence GTGAATCGCCCTCCTGATCCGTTCGTCTCCCCATGCTGGCCGGTCGCCGTCGGGGCGCCGGTGTGGGGCTGCGACGGATGGGCGGAAATGGTTTATCCAACCAAGACGCCTCGCAAAGATTGGTTGGCTTGGTACACGCGGACGCTGAACACCGTCGAGGGCAACAGCACGTTTTATGCGGTGCCCGGCGAGGCGACTTTTCGCGGCTGGGCGGAGCAGGCGGCCGAAGGATTTGAGTTTTGTTTCAAGTTTCCTCGGCGTATCTCGCACGACAGCATGCTGCAGCACTGTGACGACGAGGTACGCGAATTTCTGTCGCGGTTGAGGGTGATCGCCAAGGCCGAGCGTTTGGGGCCAACTTTTCTGCAATTGGGCCCCAGCTTTGCACCGGATCGCTTGCCCGTGCTGGCTCGGTTTCTGAGGCGTTTGCCACGCGAGTTGCCTTGGGCGGTTGAGCTTCGGCATCACGATTGGTTCGATTCGGCCGACAACGAATCTCGCGTGAATGATCTTCTGCGGGACCTTGGGATCGACAAGGTGACGTTTGACAGTCGACCGCTGTTTCAGTCACCACCGGACGATGCGATTGAGGAGAAGTCGCAAGGTCGCAAGCCAAAAACACCGGTTCGTCAGACCGTGACCGCGAGCCGGCCGATGGTGAGGATCGTTGGTCGCAATCGAGTCGAAATGGCGGACTCGTTTCTGGACCAGTGGGTGCCGATTGTCATGAGGTGGCTGGAGGCGGGGCTGCGGCCGATCATTTTTACCCACACACCTGACGATCGATTGGCTCCTGAATTCGCGGCGAGGTTGCTGGCGAAATTGGCGAAGGCGATGCCCGGTGTGGACTTCACCCTGCCCCGCCCTCCACAATCTCCCGAGCAGTTGTCTCTGCTGGACTAG
- a CDS encoding enoyl-CoA hydratase/isomerase family protein, with amino-acid sequence MQHLDVRIHDHVATVLIDRPEKHGALSPGLLFDLNEALGDVHQEKKVRAVILSSRGDHFCSGVDLQVFQQIADLPESERMQQWFEYWRAVSETCEKMLRFPKPIIAAVDGAAIGAGFALMLAADLSVASKRATFAADAARRGLVGGVTTALLSFRVGASAAARLTLAGETIDAEEARRLNLLCQGPVASDQVWVVANEWAKRCSEGPAEAVQASKRLLNESVGEALLTQISAAAADSASACTTESAAEGISAFLEKRKPSWP; translated from the coding sequence ATGCAACATTTGGATGTTCGGATACACGACCATGTCGCCACGGTCTTGATCGACCGGCCGGAGAAACACGGAGCACTCAGTCCAGGTTTGCTGTTTGATCTGAATGAAGCTTTGGGCGATGTGCACCAAGAGAAGAAGGTGCGAGCCGTGATTTTGTCGTCACGCGGCGATCATTTTTGCTCGGGCGTGGACCTTCAGGTGTTCCAGCAGATCGCGGACTTGCCCGAGTCCGAACGCATGCAGCAGTGGTTCGAATACTGGCGAGCGGTGTCGGAAACTTGCGAGAAAATGCTTCGCTTTCCCAAGCCAATCATTGCCGCGGTGGATGGTGCCGCGATCGGAGCGGGCTTTGCATTGATGTTGGCCGCCGATCTGTCGGTGGCTAGCAAGCGAGCAACTTTCGCGGCCGATGCGGCTCGACGTGGTTTGGTGGGGGGAGTCACCACGGCGTTGTTGTCGTTTCGCGTCGGAGCCTCGGCCGCGGCCCGGTTGACCCTGGCCGGAGAAACAATCGATGCGGAGGAAGCCCGACGTTTGAATTTGCTTTGTCAGGGGCCGGTCGCGTCCGACCAAGTTTGGGTGGTGGCGAACGAATGGGCAAAACGGTGCAGTGAAGGTCCCGCCGAAGCCGTGCAAGCGTCCAAGCGTTTGCTCAACGAGAGTGTTGGCGAGGCGTTGCTGACTCAAATCTCTGCCGCCGCCGCTGACAGCGCGTCGGCTTGCACGACGGAATCCGCCGCCGAAGGTATTTCCGCGTTCCTCGAAAAACGCAAGCCGAGCTGGCCGTAG
- the trmB gene encoding tRNA (guanosine(46)-N7)-methyltransferase TrmB, translated as MPRAALRKPNPALDLDSWLKTPEDLPPTLSSQTLFGNDQPLEIEVGSGKGLFIQTESDRHPEHNYFGIEIARKYAAHAAARLAKRERANAKMLAGDATPLFAVTEEGKRIEDGSLEAVHVYFPDPWWKKRHRKRRVLSHENILNFSRCLRVGGRLHFWTDVLDYFELTVELIAEIAPELGVPLPETQRESTHDLDFHTHFERRSRKMGIPVYRVCYRKRS; from the coding sequence ATGCCTCGCGCCGCCCTTCGAAAACCCAATCCTGCCTTGGACCTGGATTCTTGGCTGAAAACGCCGGAGGACCTTCCACCAACTCTTTCCAGCCAAACCTTGTTCGGAAACGATCAACCGCTGGAGATTGAAGTCGGCAGCGGGAAGGGGCTGTTCATTCAAACGGAATCGGATCGGCACCCCGAACACAATTACTTCGGCATCGAAATCGCTCGAAAATACGCCGCCCATGCAGCCGCTCGATTGGCAAAACGAGAACGAGCCAACGCGAAAATGCTGGCGGGGGACGCGACGCCGCTGTTCGCCGTGACGGAAGAAGGAAAACGAATCGAAGACGGATCCCTCGAAGCCGTCCATGTTTACTTCCCCGATCCGTGGTGGAAGAAACGCCATCGGAAACGCCGCGTGCTGAGCCACGAGAACATTCTCAACTTCAGCCGTTGCCTGCGAGTCGGGGGCAGACTGCACTTCTGGACGGACGTGCTGGATTACTTTGAGCTGACCGTCGAGTTGATTGCCGAGATCGCACCGGAGCTGGGAGTGCCGCTGCCGGAAACCCAGCGAGAATCCACTCACGACCTGGACTTCCACACACACTTTGAACGCCGCAGTCGCAAAATGGGCATTCCGGTCTATCGAGTCTGCTACCGCAAACGCAGCTGA